In Promicromonospora sukumoe, the following proteins share a genomic window:
- a CDS encoding HAD family hydrolase yields MARDSERKLIALDIDGTLVTYDEVLSDEAREAVAAVRAAGHHVVLASGRSLIAMTPVAAELKIEDEWIVASNGAVTARIDVSAPMGYTLERVETFDPEPVLRMLQVELPHARYAVEDVGVGFRMNELFPEGELNGEHRVVDFEELWSGDVTRVVVRSPGETSAEFHEIAARLGFDDVTYAVGWSAWMDIAPQGVTKASALERVRKELGVAIEDTVAVGDGSNDIDMLRWAGHGVAMGHAAEAVQAAADAVTGSIEDDGLVEVLRSLL; encoded by the coding sequence GTGGCACGTGACTCCGAACGAAAGCTCATCGCCCTCGACATCGACGGCACGCTCGTCACGTACGACGAGGTGCTGTCCGACGAGGCGCGCGAGGCGGTCGCGGCCGTCCGGGCCGCCGGGCACCACGTGGTGCTCGCGTCCGGGCGGTCGCTCATCGCGATGACGCCGGTCGCGGCCGAGCTCAAGATCGAGGACGAGTGGATCGTCGCGTCGAACGGCGCCGTCACGGCGCGCATCGACGTGTCCGCGCCCATGGGCTACACCCTGGAGCGGGTCGAGACGTTCGACCCCGAGCCGGTGCTGCGCATGCTCCAGGTCGAGCTGCCGCACGCGCGCTACGCGGTGGAGGACGTCGGCGTCGGCTTCCGGATGAACGAGCTCTTCCCCGAGGGCGAGCTCAACGGGGAGCACCGCGTCGTGGACTTCGAGGAGCTCTGGTCCGGCGACGTCACGCGCGTGGTGGTCCGCAGCCCCGGGGAGACGAGCGCGGAGTTCCACGAGATCGCGGCGCGCCTCGGGTTCGACGACGTCACGTACGCCGTCGGCTGGTCCGCGTGGATGGACATCGCACCGCAGGGCGTGACCAAGGCGTCGGCCCTGGAGAGGGTCCGCAAGGAGCTCGGCGTGGCGATCGAGGACACCGTCGCGGTGGGCGACGGCAGCAACGACATCGACATGCTGCGCTGGGCGGGACACGGCGTGGCCATGGGTCACGCGGCCGAAGCGGTGCAGGCGGCCGCCGACGCCGTGACCGGCTCGATCGAGGACGACGGCCTCGTGGAGGTGCTCCGCTCGCTGCTCTGA
- a CDS encoding carbohydrate ABC transporter permease, with protein MDWLLYAGADPVHKILLMLIAIVLFVVLMGIILFVVDRPRNPSRWFVGFGFTGAALLLLLLGLVYPAIRTIINSFMNRNSTEFVGLDNYIVAFTEPRFLVVLGNTALWVLVAPLAATFLGLVYAYLVDKSRFEALAKGLVFLPMAISMVGASIIWKFVYEFKPAGVNQTGLLNQFIVWLGGEPQQFLIGRPLNTFLIMVVFVWIQAGFAMTLLSASIKAIPDDIVEAARLDGVSGFGMFWRITIPSIRPALVVVLTTIAMTTLKTFDIVRTMTAGQYGTSIVALEFYDQRFRQNEAGLSAALAVLLFVIVVPVIIYNVRQQRLSEDVR; from the coding sequence ATGGACTGGCTGCTGTATGCCGGGGCCGACCCCGTGCACAAGATCTTGCTGATGCTCATCGCGATCGTGCTGTTCGTCGTGCTGATGGGCATCATCCTCTTCGTGGTCGACAGGCCGCGTAACCCCTCCCGCTGGTTCGTCGGCTTCGGGTTCACGGGCGCGGCACTGTTGCTGCTGCTGCTCGGCCTCGTCTACCCGGCGATCCGCACCATCATCAACTCGTTCATGAACCGGAACAGCACCGAGTTCGTGGGCCTCGACAACTACATCGTGGCGTTCACCGAGCCGCGGTTCCTCGTCGTGCTCGGCAACACGGCGCTCTGGGTGCTCGTCGCCCCGCTCGCGGCCACGTTCCTCGGCCTCGTGTACGCCTACCTGGTCGACAAGAGCCGCTTCGAGGCGCTGGCCAAGGGCCTGGTCTTCCTGCCGATGGCCATCTCCATGGTGGGCGCGTCGATCATCTGGAAGTTCGTCTACGAGTTCAAGCCCGCGGGCGTGAACCAGACCGGCCTGCTCAACCAGTTCATCGTCTGGCTGGGCGGCGAACCGCAGCAGTTCCTCATCGGCAGGCCGCTGAACACGTTCCTCATCATGGTCGTGTTCGTCTGGATCCAGGCCGGCTTCGCGATGACCCTGCTCTCGGCGTCGATCAAGGCCATCCCCGACGACATCGTCGAGGCGGCCCGGCTCGACGGCGTCTCCGGGTTCGGCATGTTCTGGCGCATCACCATCCCGAGCATCCGCCCCGCCCTCGTGGTCGTGCTCACCACGATCGCGATGACGACACTGAAAACCTTCGACATCGTGCGCACCATGACGGCGGGCCAGTACGGCACCTCCATCGTGGCGCTGGAGTTCTACGACCAGCGGTTCCGGCAGAACGAGGCGGGCCTGAGCGCGGCGCTGGCCGTGCTGCTGTTCGTCATCGTCGTTCCCGTGATCATCTACAACGTGCGCCAGCAGCGCCTCTCGGAGGACGTCCGATGA
- a CDS encoding DNA-3-methyladenine glycosylase 2 family protein, with the protein MTDVELRDPAFTERYRAIAARDSRFDGQFYTAVRTTGIYCRPSCPARTPKAENVSFYLTSAAAHEAGFRACKRCLPEAAPGTPAWDLRRDLTGRAMRLVADGVVDREGVSGLAGRLGYSERQLHRLLVGELGAGPLALARAQRAQTARALLVGTTLRLADVAFAAGFGSIRQFNDTVAEVFGATPSELRARARRGGRSGRSVAADEIGRSHRDRSVDGPVSGQPTDLGEHEPEPVRISLTLPVREPFDARGVLEFLAVRAVDGVESADLGVGGATGLGGGAATVDGPAPVLRYARTVLLPHGPGAFEVRVPRPGGGRVDLDLELTDLADAPVAVARVRRLLDLDADPVAVDSSLAADPVLVPSVAAVPGIRVPGTLDPAELLVRAIVGQQISVAAARTHLSRLARGVGSPYVSAFEGLTRLFPTPAQIAGPAHPAPGADGETDGLDVPPGTDAASAYLRLPARMLATVLGAARDLADGSLVLSVGDDPDDLRRRLVSRPGIGPWTAGYVALRVLGDSDVLMDGDVALLSGARNLGLVSAEASRPHQFKELALRGAAWAPWRSYAAMHLWRSA; encoded by the coding sequence ATGACCGACGTCGAGCTCCGCGATCCCGCGTTCACCGAGCGCTACCGCGCCATAGCCGCGCGCGACTCCCGCTTCGACGGGCAGTTCTACACCGCGGTCCGCACCACCGGCATCTACTGCCGGCCGTCCTGCCCGGCCCGGACGCCGAAGGCCGAGAACGTCTCGTTCTACCTGACGTCCGCCGCCGCGCACGAGGCCGGCTTCCGCGCGTGCAAGCGGTGCCTGCCCGAGGCCGCCCCGGGCACCCCCGCGTGGGACCTGCGCCGCGACCTCACGGGCCGCGCCATGCGCCTGGTGGCCGACGGCGTGGTCGACCGCGAGGGCGTGTCCGGCCTGGCCGGCCGCCTGGGCTACTCCGAGCGGCAGCTGCACCGGCTGCTCGTCGGCGAGCTGGGCGCCGGGCCGCTGGCCCTCGCCCGGGCGCAGCGGGCCCAGACGGCGCGGGCCCTGCTGGTCGGCACCACGCTGCGGCTGGCCGACGTCGCCTTCGCCGCCGGGTTCGGGTCGATCCGGCAGTTCAACGACACCGTGGCCGAGGTCTTCGGCGCGACGCCGTCGGAGCTCCGCGCCCGCGCCCGCCGGGGTGGCCGGAGTGGCCGCAGTGTGGCCGCCGATGAGATCGGTCGGTCGCACCGAGACCGGTCGGTCGATGGACCGGTCTCAGGGCAGCCGACCGATCTCGGTGAGCACGAGCCCGAGCCCGTGCGGATCTCGCTGACGCTGCCCGTGCGGGAACCGTTCGACGCGCGCGGGGTGCTGGAGTTCCTGGCCGTCCGCGCGGTCGACGGGGTGGAGTCCGCGGACCTGGGAGTCGGCGGCGCGACGGGTCTGGGCGGCGGCGCGGCCACCGTGGACGGACCTGCGCCAGTGCTCCGGTACGCCCGGACCGTGCTCCTGCCGCACGGGCCCGGCGCGTTCGAGGTGCGGGTGCCCCGTCCCGGCGGCGGACGCGTCGACCTGGACCTCGAGCTCACCGACCTCGCGGACGCGCCCGTCGCCGTCGCGCGCGTGCGGCGCCTGCTGGACCTGGACGCCGACCCGGTCGCCGTCGACTCGTCGCTCGCCGCCGACCCCGTGCTGGTGCCGTCGGTCGCGGCGGTCCCGGGGATCCGGGTGCCCGGCACGCTGGACCCGGCCGAGCTGCTGGTCCGGGCGATCGTCGGCCAGCAGATCAGCGTGGCCGCGGCGCGCACGCACCTGTCGCGCCTCGCGCGCGGCGTCGGCTCGCCGTACGTCTCGGCGTTCGAGGGCCTGACCCGGCTGTTCCCGACCCCGGCCCAGATCGCCGGGCCGGCGCACCCCGCACCGGGGGCCGACGGCGAGACCGACGGCCTCGACGTCCCGCCCGGCACGGACGCGGCCTCCGCGTATCTCCGGCTCCCGGCCCGGATGCTGGCGACCGTGCTCGGCGCGGCCCGGGACCTCGCGGACGGCAGCCTCGTCCTGAGCGTCGGCGACGACCCCGACGACCTACGACGTCGCCTGGTGTCCCGGCCCGGCATAGGCCCGTGGACGGCGGGCTACGTGGCGCTGCGCGTGCTCGGCGACTCCGACGTGCTGATGGACGGCGACGTCGCGCTGCTCTCCGGCGCCCGCAACCTCGGGCTGGTCTCCGCGGAGGCGTCCCGGCCCCACCAGTTCAAGGAGCTCGCCCTGCGCGGCGCGGCCTGGGCGCCCTGGCGCTCGTACGCCGCGATGCACCTCTGGCGCTCCGCCTGA
- a CDS encoding methylated-DNA--[protein]-cysteine S-methyltransferase, with amino-acid sequence MQTTTLTTPDGPFSVVVAAVPDGTLPAGEPREQVLAAGWTDDVGSLLALVHPTLRPSAVGQETKPTGLLAEAADAVRAYYDGDHGAPGRVPVLQASGPYRTHAWDVLREVKAGERLTYSEYAVRTGRPAAVRAAAGACAMNAAALFVPCHRILRTDGTLGGFRYGLPIKESLLAREAPLPK; translated from the coding sequence ATGCAGACCACGACCCTCACCACCCCGGACGGCCCCTTCAGCGTCGTCGTCGCGGCGGTGCCCGACGGCACACTCCCCGCGGGCGAACCGCGGGAGCAGGTGCTGGCCGCCGGCTGGACCGACGACGTCGGCTCCCTGCTCGCGCTGGTCCACCCCACGCTGCGGCCGTCCGCCGTCGGCCAGGAGACGAAGCCGACGGGCCTGCTCGCGGAGGCCGCGGACGCCGTCCGCGCCTACTACGACGGCGACCACGGGGCGCCCGGCCGCGTGCCGGTGCTGCAGGCGAGCGGCCCGTACCGGACGCACGCGTGGGACGTGCTGCGGGAGGTGAAGGCCGGGGAGCGCCTGACGTACAGCGAGTACGCGGTGCGGACCGGGCGCCCGGCCGCCGTCCGGGCCGCGGCCGGGGCGTGCGCCATGAACGCGGCGGCCCTGTTCGTGCCGTGCCACCGCATCCTGCGCACGGACGGCACGCTGGGTGGGTTCCGCTACGGGCTGCCGATCAAGGAGAGCCTGCTGGCCCGCGAGGCCCCTCTGCCGAAGTAG
- the serS gene encoding serine--tRNA ligase: MIDLRLLRDNPDVVRASQVARGDDPDLVDTALDADARRRSSLTEFENLRAEQKSLGKKVAQAQGDEKQALLARTKQLAQDVKQHQATATEAEQELDRVLYSIANVIEGAPAGGEEDFVELKQVGTRRDFAAEGFEPKDHLELGEGLRAIDTKRGAKVSGARFYFLTGIGARLELALLNMAMDQAVQEGFTPMITPTLVKPETMQGTGFLGAHADEIYRLEKDDLYLVGTSEVALAGYHSDEIVDLSDGPMRYAGWSACYRREAGSAGRDTRGIIRVHQFHKVEMFSYCAPEDAEAEHQRLLGWEEAMMAKVELPYRVIDTAAGDLGSSAARKFDCEAWLPTQERWLELTSTSNCTTFQARRLGVRERTEDGSTRNVATLNGTLGTTRWIVAILENHQQADGSVRVPEGLRPYLGGLEVLEPVK, encoded by the coding sequence GTGATCGATCTCCGACTTCTGCGCGACAACCCCGACGTCGTCCGCGCGAGCCAGGTGGCCCGCGGTGACGACCCCGACCTCGTGGACACGGCGCTCGACGCCGACGCGCGCCGCCGCTCCTCTCTGACCGAGTTCGAGAACCTGCGCGCGGAGCAGAAGTCCCTGGGCAAGAAGGTGGCCCAGGCGCAGGGCGACGAGAAGCAGGCGCTGCTGGCCCGCACCAAGCAACTCGCCCAGGACGTCAAGCAGCACCAGGCCACGGCGACGGAGGCCGAGCAGGAGCTCGACCGCGTGCTGTACTCGATCGCCAACGTGATCGAGGGCGCTCCCGCCGGCGGCGAGGAGGACTTCGTCGAGCTCAAGCAGGTGGGCACGCGCCGCGACTTCGCGGCCGAGGGCTTCGAGCCCAAGGACCACCTGGAGCTCGGGGAGGGCCTGCGCGCCATCGACACCAAGCGCGGGGCCAAGGTGTCGGGGGCGCGGTTCTACTTCCTCACCGGCATCGGCGCGCGCCTGGAGCTGGCGCTGCTCAACATGGCGATGGACCAGGCCGTGCAGGAGGGCTTCACGCCCATGATCACGCCCACCCTCGTCAAGCCCGAGACCATGCAGGGCACCGGCTTCCTCGGCGCGCACGCCGACGAGATCTACCGCCTCGAGAAGGACGACCTCTACCTGGTCGGCACCTCCGAGGTGGCGCTCGCGGGGTACCACAGCGACGAGATCGTCGACCTGTCCGACGGGCCGATGCGCTACGCGGGCTGGAGCGCCTGCTACCGCCGTGAGGCCGGGTCGGCGGGCCGCGACACCCGCGGGATCATCCGCGTGCACCAGTTCCACAAGGTCGAGATGTTCAGCTACTGCGCCCCCGAGGACGCCGAGGCCGAGCACCAGCGCCTGCTGGGCTGGGAAGAGGCCATGATGGCCAAGGTCGAGCTGCCCTACCGCGTCATCGACACGGCGGCGGGCGACCTGGGCTCGTCGGCGGCCCGCAAGTTCGACTGCGAGGCGTGGCTGCCCACCCAGGAGCGCTGGCTGGAGCTCACCTCGACGTCGAACTGCACCACGTTCCAGGCCCGCCGGCTCGGCGTCCGCGAGCGGACCGAGGACGGCTCGACCCGGAACGTCGCGACCCTGAACGGGACGCTCGGCACCACCCGCTGGATCGTCGCCATCCTGGAGAACCACCAGCAGGCCGACGGCTCGGTCCGCGTGCCCGAGGGCCTGCGTCCGTACCTGGGCGGCCTGGAGGTCCTGGAGCCCGTGAAGTAG
- a CDS encoding ABC transporter substrate-binding protein codes for MTIRMASKRRAVALAATGASLALVLTACADTNDGGGGDGGGGGEATQATIDCAAFDEFGDLDGTEVSVYTTIVEPEAETQTASYKPFEDCTGVTINYEGSREMEAQLPVRVQAGNPPDIAILPQPGLLQTLVNDYDAVLPAPEQVEANVDEGWAPEWKEYGTVDGTFYAAPLGSNVKSYVWYSPSMFADAGYEVPTTWDELTELTATIAEGNEGATRPWCAGIESGDATGWPGTDWIEDVVLRTAGPDVYDQWYTHEIPFNDPQIVDAFDTAGEILKNPDYVNGGLGGVDSIATATWTDAGYPILDGNCWMHRAANFYQTQWPEGTEVGPDGDVYAFYLPAQTADEKPTLVAGEFIGAFTDRPEVQAFQTYLSSADWANAKAQATPAGGWVSANNGLDPDLLATDFDRLSAEILADPATVARFDASDLMPAAVGTDSFWSGMVDWFASDQSSQEVTDQIESSWPSN; via the coding sequence ATGACTATCCGGATGGCTTCCAAGCGCCGAGCCGTCGCCCTGGCGGCGACCGGCGCGAGCCTGGCCCTGGTCCTAACGGCCTGTGCCGACACCAATGACGGCGGCGGCGGGGACGGGGGCGGCGGCGGAGAGGCCACCCAGGCCACGATCGACTGCGCCGCGTTCGACGAGTTCGGCGACCTCGACGGCACCGAGGTCAGCGTCTACACCACGATCGTGGAGCCCGAGGCGGAGACCCAGACGGCGTCGTACAAGCCGTTCGAGGACTGCACCGGCGTGACGATCAACTACGAGGGCTCGCGCGAGATGGAGGCGCAGCTTCCGGTGCGCGTCCAGGCCGGCAACCCGCCGGACATCGCGATCCTGCCGCAGCCGGGTCTGCTGCAGACGCTCGTCAACGACTACGACGCGGTCCTCCCTGCACCGGAGCAGGTCGAGGCCAACGTCGACGAGGGCTGGGCCCCGGAGTGGAAGGAGTACGGCACGGTCGACGGCACGTTCTACGCCGCGCCGCTGGGCTCCAACGTCAAGTCGTACGTCTGGTACTCGCCGTCGATGTTCGCCGACGCCGGGTACGAGGTCCCCACCACCTGGGACGAGCTCACGGAGCTCACGGCGACCATCGCCGAGGGCAACGAGGGCGCGACCCGTCCGTGGTGCGCGGGCATCGAGTCCGGTGACGCCACCGGCTGGCCGGGCACCGACTGGATCGAGGACGTCGTGCTCCGCACCGCGGGCCCGGACGTCTACGACCAGTGGTACACCCACGAGATCCCGTTCAACGACCCGCAGATCGTCGACGCGTTCGACACCGCGGGCGAGATCCTGAAGAACCCGGACTACGTGAACGGCGGCCTCGGCGGCGTCGACTCGATCGCCACGGCGACCTGGACCGACGCGGGCTACCCGATCCTCGACGGCAACTGCTGGATGCACCGTGCCGCGAACTTCTACCAGACGCAGTGGCCCGAGGGTACCGAGGTGGGCCCGGACGGCGACGTCTACGCGTTCTACCTGCCGGCGCAGACGGCCGACGAGAAGCCGACGCTGGTCGCCGGCGAGTTCATCGGCGCGTTCACGGACCGTCCCGAGGTGCAGGCCTTCCAGACCTACCTGTCCAGCGCGGACTGGGCCAACGCCAAGGCGCAGGCCACCCCCGCCGGCGGCTGGGTGAGCGCCAACAACGGCCTGGACCCGGACCTGCTCGCGACGGACTTCGACCGGCTCTCCGCCGAGATCCTCGCCGACCCGGCCACCGTGGCCCGGTTCGACGCGTCGGACCTCATGCCGGCCGCCGTCGGCACGGACTCGTTCTGGAGCGGCATGGTCGACTGGTTCGCCAGCGACCAGAGCAGCCAGGAGGTCACCGACCAGATCGAGAGCTCCTGGCCGTCGAACTGA
- the map gene encoding type I methionyl aminopeptidase: protein MIELRTPREIEEMRPAGRFVADVLLAVREAAAVGVNLLELDEIAHKMIRDQGAESCYIDYHPSFGAMPFGKVICTSVNDAVLHGLPFDYALQDGDLLSIDFAASVNGWVSDSALSVVVGEPDPARAERDTKLIRTTEVALEAGIAAAQPGKKIGDISAAIAEVAHAAGYSVNTDFGGHGVGRTMHGDPHVPNNGRAGRGFPLKPGLVIAVEPWFLETTDEIFTDPDGWTLRSADGSRGAHSEHTIAIKPDGPLILTAR, encoded by the coding sequence ATGATCGAGCTGAGGACGCCGCGCGAGATCGAGGAGATGCGCCCGGCGGGACGCTTCGTCGCCGACGTGCTGCTCGCCGTCCGCGAGGCAGCGGCCGTGGGGGTGAACCTCCTCGAGCTCGACGAGATCGCGCACAAGATGATCCGCGACCAGGGCGCCGAGTCGTGCTACATCGACTACCACCCCTCGTTCGGCGCGATGCCGTTCGGCAAGGTCATCTGTACCTCGGTGAACGACGCCGTGCTGCACGGCCTGCCCTTCGACTACGCGCTGCAGGACGGCGACCTGCTGTCGATCGACTTCGCCGCCTCGGTGAACGGCTGGGTCTCCGACTCGGCGCTGTCCGTCGTGGTGGGCGAGCCCGACCCGGCCCGCGCCGAGCGCGACACGAAGCTGATCCGCACCACCGAGGTGGCGCTGGAGGCCGGCATCGCCGCCGCGCAGCCGGGCAAGAAGATCGGCGACATCTCCGCGGCCATCGCCGAGGTGGCGCACGCCGCCGGTTACTCGGTCAACACCGACTTCGGCGGGCACGGCGTGGGGCGCACCATGCACGGCGACCCGCACGTGCCGAACAACGGCCGCGCCGGCCGTGGGTTCCCGCTCAAGCCGGGCCTGGTCATCGCGGTCGAGCCGTGGTTCCTGGAGACCACGGACGAGATCTTCACCGACCCCGACGGCTGGACGCTGCGGTCGGCCGACGGCTCGCGCGGGGCGCACTCCGAGCACACGATCGCGATCAAGCCGGACGGCCCGCTCATCCTCACGGCGCGCTGA
- a CDS encoding GNAT family N-acetyltransferase, producing the protein MLHDLTLSAHGVRLEPLTREHAPALAGLVDDGLWAGMTTALPDTTPAMEAYVDAAVAAPDHLAFAVLGPDGEVRGSTRFYELNAGQRRVEIGSTFYGRDWWAGLTNPACKLMLLRHAFETLGLRRVALRCDARNTRSRAAILKLGAREEGRLRGHRVAPDGSEGDTLYFSVLSDEWPGVRDGLVSRLTALTAVSESR; encoded by the coding sequence ATGCTGCACGACCTCACCCTCTCCGCCCACGGCGTCCGCCTCGAACCCCTGACGCGCGAGCACGCGCCGGCCCTGGCCGGGCTGGTCGACGACGGGCTCTGGGCCGGCATGACCACCGCACTCCCCGACACGACCCCGGCGATGGAGGCGTACGTCGACGCCGCGGTCGCCGCCCCCGACCACCTCGCGTTCGCGGTGCTCGGACCCGACGGCGAGGTGCGCGGGTCGACCCGGTTCTACGAGCTCAACGCCGGGCAGCGACGCGTCGAGATCGGCTCGACGTTCTACGGCCGGGACTGGTGGGCGGGCCTGACGAACCCCGCATGCAAGCTCATGCTGCTGCGGCACGCCTTCGAGACCCTCGGCCTGCGTCGGGTCGCCCTGCGCTGCGACGCCCGCAACACGCGGTCCCGCGCCGCGATCCTCAAGCTCGGCGCGCGCGAGGAGGGCCGGCTGCGCGGGCACCGCGTGGCACCGGACGGTTCCGAGGGCGACACCCTGTACTTCTCGGTCCTGTCCGACGAGTGGCCCGGCGTCCGGGACGGTCTCGTGAGCCGTCTCACGGCCCTCACTGCCGTGTCCGAATCCCGCTAG
- a CDS encoding HAD family hydrolase: MTALTVPWGYVMILDDQSVSTRVRNDAPHLVALDIDGTLLVTGQPVPGPTVLAVRLVRERKHHVVLASGRSLTGILPVAKELGITDGWVVASNGAVTARLCATCTNGYMLEDVLTFDVGPVAQMALSRFPDVQVGVEEIGIGYRVNRLFEPHEVNGAQRVVSVGELGVMPASRAILRGPNVLDLLEPLRRHGVTATEAGPDWIDVTPRHLSKATSLENIRSALGVPRHNTLAVGDGLNDIEMLSWAARAVAMGHAPAAVKAIANETVGDISQHGVIQALKTLI; this comes from the coding sequence GTGACGGCGCTCACGGTGCCATGGGGGTACGTGATGATCCTGGACGACCAATCGGTCTCCACGCGGGTGCGCAACGATGCGCCCCACCTGGTTGCCCTCGACATCGACGGGACCCTGTTGGTCACCGGGCAGCCCGTGCCCGGACCGACGGTGCTGGCCGTGCGGCTCGTGCGCGAGCGCAAGCACCACGTGGTCCTCGCGTCGGGCCGGTCGTTGACAGGGATCCTCCCCGTGGCCAAGGAGCTCGGGATCACCGACGGCTGGGTGGTCGCCTCCAACGGCGCGGTGACGGCACGGCTGTGCGCCACGTGCACCAACGGCTACATGCTCGAGGACGTGCTGACCTTCGACGTCGGCCCCGTGGCGCAGATGGCGCTGAGCCGGTTCCCCGACGTGCAGGTGGGTGTCGAGGAGATCGGCATCGGCTACCGCGTGAACCGGCTGTTCGAGCCGCACGAGGTCAACGGCGCCCAGCGCGTGGTCAGCGTCGGCGAGCTGGGCGTGATGCCCGCCTCGCGCGCGATCCTGCGGGGCCCGAACGTGCTGGACCTGCTCGAGCCGCTGCGCCGGCACGGCGTCACGGCCACCGAGGCCGGGCCCGACTGGATCGACGTGACGCCGCGGCACCTGAGCAAGGCGACGTCGCTGGAGAACATCCGCTCCGCCCTCGGCGTCCCGCGGCACAACACCCTCGCCGTCGGCGACGGGCTGAACGACATCGAGATGCTGAGCTGGGCCGCGCGCGCCGTCGCGATGGGGCACGCTCCTGCCGCGGTCAAGGCGATCGCGAACGAGACCGTCGGCGACATCTCGCAGCACGGCGTGATCCAGGCCCTCAAGACCCTGATCTAG
- a CDS encoding carbohydrate ABC transporter permease — protein MSTVKTADAVPEVPRRTSNLSNRARKARKALSNPWASTLAVVIAIIWTVPTVGLLVTSFRPELDIRQSGWWTVFGSAFAGEGVFSLRNYEAALFDGSTNLAVFFINSFVVTLPAVFIPITLALLAAYGFAWVDFKGSDFLFIAVFALQIVPIQITLVPLLSAYVDLGINGSFWTIWLSHSIFALPLAIFLLHNFMKEIPRSLVEAARMDGAGHVQVFFRVMLPLLTPALAAFAIFQFLWVWNDLLVALVMGDLNTFPLTVRVAELAGSRGGDWHLLSAGAFISMIVPLIVFLSLQRYFVRGLLAGSVKG, from the coding sequence ATGAGCACCGTCAAGACAGCCGACGCCGTACCCGAGGTGCCCCGTCGCACGTCGAACCTCAGCAACCGCGCGCGCAAGGCACGCAAGGCGCTCTCCAACCCGTGGGCGAGCACCCTCGCCGTCGTCATCGCCATCATCTGGACGGTTCCGACGGTCGGCCTGCTCGTCACGTCGTTCCGGCCCGAGCTGGACATCCGCCAGAGCGGCTGGTGGACCGTGTTCGGCTCGGCGTTCGCCGGCGAGGGCGTGTTCTCGCTGCGCAACTACGAGGCCGCGCTGTTCGACGGGTCCACCAACCTGGCCGTGTTCTTCATCAACTCGTTCGTGGTCACGCTGCCCGCGGTGTTCATCCCGATCACCCTCGCGCTGCTGGCCGCCTACGGGTTCGCCTGGGTCGACTTCAAGGGTTCCGACTTCCTGTTCATCGCGGTCTTCGCCCTGCAGATCGTGCCGATCCAGATCACGCTCGTGCCGCTGCTCTCGGCGTACGTGGACCTGGGCATCAACGGCTCGTTCTGGACCATCTGGTTGTCGCACTCGATCTTCGCGCTACCGCTGGCGATCTTCCTGCTGCACAACTTCATGAAGGAGATCCCCCGGTCCCTGGTCGAGGCGGCGCGGATGGACGGCGCCGGCCACGTGCAGGTCTTCTTCCGGGTGATGCTGCCGCTGCTCACCCCGGCGCTGGCGGCGTTCGCCATCTTCCAGTTCCTGTGGGTGTGGAACGACCTGCTGGTCGCCCTCGTCATGGGTGACCTGAACACCTTCCCGCTCACCGTGCGCGTGGCCGAGCTCGCGGGCTCGCGCGGCGGCGACTGGCACCTGCTGTCGGCCGGTGCGTTCATCTCGATGATCGTGCCGCTGATCGTGTTCCTGTCGCTGCAGCGGTACTTCGTGCGCGGCCTGCTGGCGGGTTCGGTCAAGGGCTGA